Proteins encoded within one genomic window of Cytophagales bacterium:
- a CDS encoding restriction endonuclease, translating into MKLNNEFNHFTKLRNAVLPPAFRSIQELKRRIKPFESPVSRSAALFDQYQSIAIFQDLKTGIPEKFLQHEFFHGETEDYAGLEYGFEDQMAELDEKQVIEVIDGTKLIISDIYKDNNLLDIIEPRQFEEVVAELLQSEGYDVELTKRTRDGGYDIIALKMASGGLPLKFLVECKRHKSKIGIDIIRSFCDVIREENANKGIIFTTSYFSTESIKRQQKMGTILDFQNRKDVIDWVIKYEESRN; encoded by the coding sequence ATGAAATTGAATAATGAGTTTAACCATTTCACCAAGCTACGTAATGCAGTACTCCCACCAGCTTTTCGATCAATTCAGGAGCTAAAGAGAAGGATAAAGCCATTTGAATCACCAGTTTCCAGGAGTGCAGCCCTTTTTGATCAATATCAATCTATTGCAATATTTCAAGATTTGAAAACTGGTATTCCAGAAAAGTTTTTGCAGCATGAATTCTTTCATGGAGAAACTGAAGATTATGCTGGACTGGAATACGGTTTCGAAGACCAAATGGCGGAATTGGATGAGAAGCAGGTAATTGAAGTTATCGATGGTACTAAACTCATCATCTCTGACATCTACAAGGACAACAATCTTTTGGATATAATTGAACCCAGACAATTTGAGGAAGTAGTAGCAGAATTACTTCAAAGTGAAGGTTATGATGTTGAATTAACAAAACGGACACGAGATGGGGGATATGACATCATTGCATTAAAAATGGCTTCGGGGGGATTACCATTGAAATTTCTTGTAGAGTGCAAGCGACATAAAAGCAAGATTGGTATTGACATTATTCGGAGCTTCTGTGATGTTATAAGGGAGGAAAATGCCAATAAGGGAATCATTTTCACTACTTCTTACTTTTCAACAGAATCAATAAAGAGACAACAAAAAATGGGTACAATCCTCGATTTTCAAAATAGAAAGGACGTCATTGACTGGGTCATCAAATATGAAGAATCCAGAAACTGA
- a CDS encoding winged helix-turn-helix domain-containing protein → MIFLHYHTAFKALDRYVKTYNSKTEDLSLQIRQSVSATAKELIRLYGSALIKANGIEKVDKDNLPSLRTNNVQLAKLSHSSTRTVQRHIQKLMEAGVITRKVWHGSNASYELWINLDILLVMERISPDEAKKAQDVKSAKEAVEAQKGHFEKEQTTKRLHTDAGNTRNTNNIIIDVVNSMKIPSNEGINSRNVSTGNTSKRRERALTSPQASSGYTGNTLAGHTGEKMAIKSEKAAGRAAAVDKCELSEMAHKDAGEKGWHRVGEENGDKSPENPARAATSFYADRLWNLAKNVLYKDVYLTERRELAAKRLLRKWYEPVTENRLTRVHEIYTERIFLVKKFIQKDPENRFVQLPDRYFDPTNRHGFTGTKKWWEVQEKRKQEVQLKLILNAQIRRYLNNEKKDTAKRRPSLEMYRDCEQRIGKLGDPMLLKQFHASILSNHSNLQLN, encoded by the coding sequence ATGATCTTTCTCCATTACCATACGGCCTTCAAAGCCCTTGATAGATATGTCAAAACCTACAACAGCAAAACTGAGGATCTATCGCTACAGATAAGACAAAGTGTTTCAGCAACAGCTAAGGAACTGATAAGACTATATGGTTCAGCTCTGATCAAAGCCAATGGAATAGAAAAAGTAGATAAGGACAATTTGCCATCACTGAGAACCAACAATGTGCAGCTGGCCAAATTGAGTCATTCAAGCACCCGCACAGTCCAACGTCATATCCAGAAGTTAATGGAAGCAGGTGTGATCACCAGGAAGGTATGGCATGGTAGTAATGCTAGTTATGAGTTGTGGATAAACCTGGATATCCTGTTGGTAATGGAGAGAATAAGCCCAGATGAGGCAAAAAAGGCGCAAGATGTTAAATCAGCAAAAGAGGCCGTAGAAGCTCAGAAAGGCCATTTTGAAAAAGAACAAACGACAAAACGTCTACATACAGATGCTGGTAACACTAGAAACACTAATAATATAATAATAGATGTGGTTAACTCGATGAAAATACCTTCGAATGAGGGCATCAACAGCCGAAACGTCTCAACTGGCAACACTTCAAAAAGGCGTGAGCGTGCGCTCACAAGTCCTCAAGCCTCTTCAGGCTACACTGGCAACACCCTTGCGGGACACACAGGGGAAAAAATGGCGATTAAAAGCGAAAAGGCGGCTGGCCGGGCGGCGGCTGTGGATAAGTGTGAGTTATCCGAAATGGCCCACAAAGATGCAGGGGAAAAAGGGTGGCATCGAGTTGGAGAGGAAAACGGGGATAAATCCCCTGAAAATCCAGCTCGGGCCGCCACTTCCTTTTACGCAGATAGGCTCTGGAATCTGGCGAAGAACGTGCTTTACAAGGATGTGTATCTCACAGAAAGGCGGGAACTGGCTGCAAAGAGATTACTTCGAAAATGGTATGAACCTGTGACTGAAAACCGCCTGACGCGAGTCCATGAGATTTACACCGAGCGCATCTTTCTGGTCAAGAAGTTTATCCAGAAAGACCCTGAGAATCGATTTGTACAACTTCCTGACCGATATTTTGATCCAACGAACCGTCATGGCTTCACAGGAACGAAGAAGTGGTGGGAAGTACAGGAAAAACGAAAACAAGAGGTGCAGCTCAAGCTGATTCTGAATGCTCAAATCCGGCGATACCTCAACAATGAGAAGAAAGATACGGCTAAGAGAAGGCCCTCACTGGAAATGTATCGGGACTGTGAACAGCGAATCGGCAAACTTGGTGATCCAATGTTGTTGAAGCAATTCCATGCTTCGATACTCTCTAACCATTCCAATCTTCAACTGAATTAA